From the Ruania alkalisoli genome, one window contains:
- a CDS encoding TPM domain-containing protein has protein sequence MNRTISRLLAVAASAGVLTLLTAAPGLAEEPFRVGSHVEDRTSDAVLSTNADDVEAATERLAAETDLDLFVVYVDSFDGSTAQTWADETAVMSDLGVNDALLAVAVEDRAYSWSLDQGFPLTDSQVQRVAADAESYLASDDWSGAGVAFADGLREEATGGSGGSAIWWLLGGGVVVIIAVVVLRSWSRSRQRAGAPSRGDAPGRPGTPPPPPDSLEAQLARVPLPELEQRAGSALVALDDAVRSSEQELAFAEAQFGLQAIQEFRSTLDGAKKQLGEAFATQNRLESAASATSEAERRAQLIRILTLCDEADQALDDQAEGFAELRNVQARAPQALDEIEQRVQEITDTIGPAEHALGQLRATYPATALESVAKAPDQARQLLAAATEAVRAGRDRLAEEDRNGAVAYVRTAEDALGQAVALVESVHHGSLQLAEARSKLDPALASIRADLVDVERLAGHDSRVQGLLPRAHTAIEQAEAARESGDPIAALAEITGAEDALDDALAPHREEAESRQRAAAKIPAGLQRTEDLIRQVNAYIETHRGAIGPQARTRLADATDLLGQARSGQESDPARTIERINSSWQAASQARDLAHADVRRWEESHHDGGFGGGGYGGRSSYGRRGGSGVDVGSLILGGILGQTLGGGRGSGGGLGGFGGGFNGGFGGSRSRGGGGGFGGGFGGGGGRGRGGGGRF, from the coding sequence GTGAACCGCACCATCTCGCGCCTGCTCGCCGTTGCCGCCTCCGCCGGGGTCCTGACATTGCTGACGGCGGCGCCCGGGCTGGCGGAGGAACCCTTCCGTGTGGGAAGTCACGTGGAGGACCGCACCTCTGACGCGGTCCTCTCGACGAATGCGGACGACGTCGAGGCCGCCACCGAGCGACTTGCCGCAGAGACCGATCTGGACCTGTTCGTGGTCTACGTGGACTCCTTCGACGGGTCGACCGCGCAGACCTGGGCGGACGAGACGGCCGTCATGTCCGACCTGGGGGTCAATGACGCGCTGCTCGCTGTCGCCGTCGAAGACCGCGCCTACTCCTGGTCCCTGGATCAAGGCTTCCCGCTCACCGACTCCCAGGTCCAACGGGTCGCGGCCGACGCCGAGAGCTACCTGGCCTCCGACGACTGGTCCGGGGCCGGCGTCGCGTTCGCCGACGGGCTGCGGGAGGAGGCGACCGGGGGGTCCGGTGGATCGGCGATCTGGTGGCTGCTCGGTGGCGGCGTGGTCGTCATCATCGCCGTCGTGGTGCTGCGCTCCTGGTCGCGCTCGCGCCAGCGGGCAGGCGCGCCATCCCGCGGCGACGCGCCCGGACGGCCTGGCACGCCACCACCTCCGCCGGATTCACTCGAGGCACAACTGGCGCGGGTACCGTTGCCAGAGCTGGAGCAGCGGGCCGGCTCGGCCCTGGTTGCCCTCGACGACGCCGTCCGCAGTTCCGAGCAGGAACTCGCCTTCGCTGAGGCTCAGTTCGGGTTGCAGGCGATCCAGGAGTTTCGTTCGACACTGGACGGTGCGAAGAAGCAGTTGGGTGAGGCCTTCGCGACGCAGAACCGGCTCGAGAGTGCCGCTTCGGCGACCTCAGAGGCCGAGCGTCGTGCACAGCTCATCCGCATCCTGACCCTCTGCGACGAGGCGGACCAGGCACTGGACGACCAGGCGGAAGGCTTCGCCGAACTGCGCAACGTGCAGGCCCGCGCCCCGCAAGCGCTCGACGAGATCGAGCAGCGCGTCCAGGAGATCACCGACACCATCGGCCCGGCCGAGCACGCGCTCGGCCAGCTGCGTGCCACGTATCCAGCCACGGCTCTGGAGTCGGTGGCCAAGGCGCCCGACCAGGCACGGCAGCTCCTCGCGGCCGCGACAGAAGCGGTGCGAGCCGGCCGCGACCGGCTCGCCGAGGAGGACCGCAACGGGGCGGTGGCCTATGTGCGCACCGCCGAAGACGCACTCGGCCAGGCCGTGGCACTGGTCGAGTCGGTGCACCACGGCAGCCTGCAGCTGGCCGAGGCACGCTCGAAGCTCGACCCCGCCCTGGCCTCCATCCGGGCCGACCTGGTGGATGTGGAGCGGCTCGCCGGCCACGACTCGCGGGTGCAGGGACTGCTCCCGCGAGCGCACACCGCGATCGAACAGGCCGAGGCAGCCCGCGAGAGCGGGGACCCGATCGCCGCACTCGCGGAGATCACCGGAGCCGAGGATGCCCTCGACGACGCCCTGGCACCTCACCGGGAGGAGGCCGAGTCCCGCCAACGCGCGGCAGCGAAGATCCCCGCCGGGTTGCAACGGACCGAGGATCTCATCCGGCAGGTCAACGCCTACATCGAGACCCATCGCGGGGCCATCGGCCCGCAAGCGCGCACCCGGTTGGCCGATGCGACAGATCTGCTCGGGCAGGCGCGCTCCGGTCAGGAGTCGGATCCGGCGCGCACCATCGAGCGGATCAACAGCTCCTGGCAGGCGGCCTCGCAGGCACGCGATCTCGCTCATGCGGACGTGCGCCGCTGGGAGGAGAGCCACCACGACGGTGGCTTCGGCGGCGGTGGATACGGTGGCCGCAGCAGCTACGGGCGGCGCGGAGGATCGGGCGTCGATGTCGGCTCGCTGATCCTCGGCGGCATACTCGGCCAGACGCTCGGGGGCGGTCGCGGCAGTGGCGGCGGGCTCGGCGGCTTCGGGGGCGGGTTCAACGGCGGCTTCGGCGGCAGTCGCTCGCGCGGTGGCGGAGGAGGCTTCGGCGGCGGTTTCGGAGGCGGCGGTGGCCGCGGACGAGGAGGTGGCGGTCGCTTCTGA
- a CDS encoding PspA/IM30 family protein, giving the protein MTEKQTILGRIAQLTRANINSLIDRAEDPQKMLDQLVRDYTNNIAEAEQAVAQTIGNLRLAEQDYNDDVAAVREWGNKALAASRKADEMRQAGNAAGADRYDNLAKVALGKQLEFEREVKQAEPILASQNEVVEKLKNGLAVMKDKLGQLKVKRDQLAARAKSAEAQAKVQDAVSSINVLDPTSELSRYEEQVRRQEALVAGQAEIAASSLDAQFDELETAGDTLEVEARLAALKSGGPAGQIGS; this is encoded by the coding sequence ATGACGGAGAAGCAGACCATCCTCGGCCGGATCGCCCAGCTCACCCGGGCGAACATCAACTCCCTGATCGACCGCGCCGAGGACCCGCAGAAGATGCTCGATCAGCTCGTGCGCGACTACACCAACAACATCGCCGAGGCCGAGCAGGCCGTGGCTCAGACCATCGGCAACCTGCGCCTGGCCGAACAGGACTACAACGACGACGTAGCCGCCGTCCGCGAGTGGGGGAACAAGGCGCTGGCCGCCTCCCGCAAGGCCGACGAGATGCGCCAGGCGGGGAACGCCGCCGGAGCCGACCGCTACGACAATCTCGCCAAGGTGGCGCTCGGCAAGCAGTTGGAGTTCGAGCGCGAGGTCAAGCAGGCCGAGCCGATCCTCGCCTCCCAGAACGAGGTCGTGGAGAAGCTGAAGAACGGCCTCGCGGTGATGAAGGACAAGCTCGGGCAGCTCAAGGTGAAGCGGGATCAGCTCGCCGCACGCGCCAAGTCCGCCGAAGCGCAGGCAAAGGTGCAGGACGCCGTGTCCTCGATCAACGTGCTGGACCCCACGAGCGAGCTCTCCCGCTACGAGGAGCAGGTGCGCCGTCAGGAAGCCCTGGTGGCCGGACAGGCAGAGATCGCTGCCAGCTCGCTCGACGCTCAGTTCGACGAGTTGGAGACCGCCGGTGACACACTCGAGGTCGAGGCGCGCCTGGCAGCGCTGAAGTCGGGCGGTCCAGCCGGGCAGATCGGCAGTTAG
- a CDS encoding type 1 glutamine amidotransferase, translated as MPQTPSPEHVTPVVTVIQHQDDVPLGLLAETLADVDVRLVRPDAGDPLPAAAEIDALIVLGGTMAAIDDAEHPWLPAVRDLLADAVDRDVPTLAICLGAQMLALAGGGQLEVAAPVGPERGVVEVRMRPDAYKDPVLGPLVETIGRDVPVPAMHSDAITVLPKSATWLASSLQYPYQAFRLRSALGLQFHPEADEEIMRRWAVNEGLDAEELTAGYDTHREALAMVAKQVAVAFTAQLRRQVSAAGFGL; from the coding sequence GTGCCCCAGACTCCTTCCCCCGAACACGTCACTCCGGTGGTCACGGTGATCCAGCATCAGGACGACGTCCCGCTGGGCCTGCTCGCCGAGACCTTGGCCGACGTCGACGTGCGCCTCGTGCGCCCCGACGCCGGCGACCCGCTGCCCGCCGCTGCCGAGATCGATGCGCTCATCGTGCTTGGCGGCACCATGGCTGCGATCGACGATGCCGAGCACCCGTGGTTGCCGGCGGTGCGTGACCTGCTGGCAGACGCTGTCGATCGAGACGTCCCCACCCTGGCGATCTGCCTCGGCGCCCAGATGCTCGCCCTCGCCGGCGGCGGTCAACTCGAGGTGGCGGCGCCGGTCGGACCCGAACGCGGTGTGGTCGAGGTGCGGATGCGCCCCGACGCGTACAAGGATCCGGTGCTCGGCCCCCTTGTCGAGACGATCGGGCGGGATGTGCCGGTGCCTGCGATGCACAGCGATGCGATCACCGTGCTGCCCAAGAGCGCCACATGGCTCGCGTCCTCGTTGCAGTACCCCTACCAGGCGTTCCGGCTCCGTAGCGCGCTGGGTCTGCAGTTCCACCCGGAGGCGGACGAGGAGATCATGCGCCGTTGGGCCGTGAACGAGGGCCTTGACGCCGAGGAGCTGACCGCCGGCTATGACACGCACCGCGAAGCCCTGGCGATGGTGGCCAAGCAGGTCGCAGTCGCGTTCACCGCGCAGCTTCGCCGGCAGGTGAGTGCGGCGGGTTTCGGCCTCTGA
- a CDS encoding dienelactone hydrolase family protein, with the protein MPPTTGHTVNTDSTTPTEPTRPPEPAEPADLAGLSGLLDLARSQGPLFGSDEPSGAQIRQRLIDTLGVWTEPAPPEAQEVAAWTRDGVTGVELEWDTGVGPPARGRLLRPAGETGPLPGAVVLHCHGGVKYIGKEKVADGPDPAPPAIRRIWDDLYGGRAVADDLARRGYTVLAHDAFGWGSRRIPVTAMPARTRAVAELQLAQAEAHARRAGREVSETERYDAHAGPHEDAMAKLLGVLGTSWGGMVAREDLIAVDLLARRADVRDGGVAVLGLSGGGARAALLTALSDQVRAAAVLCMMAAFEEILDGFVHTHTWMMMNPGIGRVADWPGIAAAAAPRPLLVGYGERDALFPVAGMRAAHEHIAARYEQAGAASAYRGVFLDAPHAFVPELQARVWEFLDQTMR; encoded by the coding sequence ATGCCACCGACGACCGGACACACCGTGAACACCGACAGCACCACACCCACCGAACCGACCCGCCCGCCAGAGCCTGCCGAACCAGCCGATCTAGCAGGCCTGTCCGGCCTGTTGGACCTGGCTCGATCACAGGGCCCGCTGTTCGGCTCCGACGAGCCCTCGGGCGCTCAGATCCGGCAGCGGCTGATCGACACCCTCGGCGTGTGGACCGAGCCGGCGCCGCCCGAGGCGCAGGAAGTCGCGGCCTGGACGCGGGACGGCGTCACCGGGGTGGAGCTGGAGTGGGACACCGGCGTCGGGCCACCGGCGCGCGGACGGCTGCTTCGCCCCGCCGGCGAGACCGGCCCGCTCCCCGGCGCCGTAGTGTTGCACTGCCACGGCGGGGTGAAGTACATCGGCAAGGAGAAGGTGGCCGACGGGCCCGATCCCGCACCACCGGCGATCCGCCGGATCTGGGACGACCTGTATGGCGGCCGTGCCGTGGCGGACGATCTCGCCCGCCGTGGGTATACCGTGCTGGCGCACGATGCCTTCGGCTGGGGCAGCAGGCGCATCCCGGTGACGGCGATGCCCGCCCGCACGAGGGCCGTCGCCGAACTGCAGCTCGCCCAGGCGGAGGCTCACGCGCGGCGAGCAGGGCGCGAGGTCAGCGAGACCGAACGCTACGACGCCCACGCCGGCCCGCACGAGGATGCGATGGCCAAACTGCTGGGCGTGCTGGGCACCTCCTGGGGCGGGATGGTCGCCCGGGAGGATCTCATCGCCGTCGATCTGCTCGCCAGGCGAGCCGATGTACGCGACGGAGGGGTCGCCGTCCTGGGCCTCTCCGGCGGGGGCGCACGCGCCGCCCTGCTGACAGCGTTGAGCGACCAGGTGCGAGCGGCCGCCGTGCTGTGCATGATGGCCGCCTTCGAGGAGATCCTCGACGGTTTCGTGCACACCCACACGTGGATGATGATGAACCCGGGGATCGGGCGGGTGGCGGACTGGCCCGGCATCGCGGCCGCAGCCGCCCCACGGCCGCTGCTGGTGGGCTACGGCGAACGCGACGCACTGTTCCCGGTCGCGGGCATGCGCGCCGCACACGAGCACATCGCCGCCCGATACGAGCAGGCGGGGGCAGCATCGGCCTATCGCGGGGTGTTCCTGGATGCGCCGCACGCGTTCGTACCCGAGTTGCAGGCGCGCGTGTGGGAGTTCCTGGACCAGACGATGCGTTGA
- a CDS encoding NYN domain-containing protein, protein MSQTPDGPRTYLLVDGENIDATLGMSVLGRRPNPDERPRWDRITEHARSRWGNPVTALFFLNATSGQMPMSFVQALLAMGYHPIPLSGDPGEKVVDIGIQRTLAELRSRPGDVLLASHDGDFLPQVEDLLDGERRVGLIAFREFVNLQFAELADRGLEVVDLEDDIHAFTVPLPRVRIIPLASFDPARYL, encoded by the coding sequence ATGTCGCAGACTCCGGACGGCCCCCGCACGTACCTGCTGGTGGACGGCGAGAACATCGACGCCACCCTCGGGATGAGCGTGCTGGGACGCCGACCCAACCCCGACGAGCGGCCTCGTTGGGACCGGATCACCGAGCACGCGCGCTCGCGCTGGGGCAATCCGGTCACGGCGCTGTTCTTCCTCAACGCCACCAGCGGCCAGATGCCGATGAGTTTCGTGCAGGCGCTGCTCGCGATGGGCTACCACCCGATCCCGCTGTCGGGCGATCCGGGCGAGAAGGTCGTCGACATCGGTATCCAGCGCACCCTCGCCGAGCTGCGCTCACGGCCCGGTGACGTGCTGCTGGCCAGCCACGACGGCGACTTCCTCCCCCAGGTGGAGGACCTGCTGGACGGCGAGCGCCGGGTCGGGCTCATTGCCTTCCGGGAGTTCGTCAACCTGCAGTTCGCCGAGCTGGCCGACCGCGGCCTGGAGGTGGTGGATCTGGAGGATGACATCCACGCCTTCACCGTGCCGCTGCCGCGTGTGCGCATCATCCCGCTGGCCTCGTTCGACCCGGCGCGCTACCTGTAG
- a CDS encoding ABC transporter substrate-binding protein, with amino-acid sequence MTQLSRRGFLAAAGTVSVGALTACGSNSSGSSSDAVELTVMAWADAGQAERYEQEFATFTEKNPDIAVSLEWMDVGSYQDKLNTLFAAGDPPDVMFMVGRWLGEYATRGVLADLSGSDQLDFSTMNSGLLLQGQYQGAQYAVPTGSTAIAMIYNTRIVADAGLELPDDRTWTWADYAEFNAEIYDATGVHGAGFYVPWLPTITQYTRQHGQDLFTTDGTLGVSAETITEYFQLITDMRSTGAFAPPGSLEDNGTSVEQSPLGRDFIASQIIPSNTFGDYNSVMGGDLVLRRLPGETEGPRPGYTVTPTLLWCQAEASEHPEQAARLIDFLTNDPDSFAARSTLLGVPINAEVAEQVSTGLDEDAQEFVDFTVALQEEELAPYEMEPAGAGEVQNILVSLSTEVEFERMSPQQAGEEFMSQAGAALEDAG; translated from the coding sequence ATGACTCAGCTCAGCAGGCGGGGATTCCTCGCCGCCGCCGGAACGGTCAGCGTGGGAGCGCTCACCGCCTGCGGTTCGAACAGCAGTGGATCGAGCTCGGACGCGGTCGAGCTCACCGTGATGGCGTGGGCAGACGCCGGCCAGGCCGAACGCTACGAGCAGGAGTTCGCCACCTTCACCGAGAAGAACCCTGACATCGCCGTCTCGCTCGAGTGGATGGATGTGGGCAGCTACCAGGACAAGCTCAACACCCTCTTCGCTGCCGGCGACCCGCCGGACGTGATGTTCATGGTCGGACGATGGCTGGGGGAGTATGCCACCCGCGGCGTGCTGGCCGACCTGAGCGGCTCGGACCAGCTCGACTTCTCCACGATGAACTCCGGTCTGCTGCTGCAGGGGCAGTACCAGGGAGCGCAGTACGCGGTGCCGACCGGCTCCACGGCGATCGCGATGATCTACAACACGCGGATCGTTGCCGATGCTGGGCTGGAACTTCCCGACGACCGCACGTGGACCTGGGCGGACTATGCGGAGTTCAACGCCGAGATCTACGACGCGACCGGTGTGCACGGTGCCGGCTTCTACGTGCCGTGGTTGCCGACGATCACGCAGTACACGCGTCAGCACGGGCAGGATCTGTTCACTACCGACGGCACGCTCGGGGTGAGCGCCGAGACGATCACCGAGTACTTCCAGCTGATCACCGACATGCGCTCGACCGGGGCCTTCGCTCCTCCCGGTTCGCTGGAGGACAATGGCACCTCGGTGGAGCAGTCGCCGCTGGGCCGGGACTTCATCGCCTCGCAGATCATCCCCTCGAACACCTTCGGCGACTACAACTCCGTGATGGGCGGCGATCTGGTGCTGCGCCGGCTGCCCGGTGAGACCGAGGGCCCGCGCCCCGGCTACACGGTGACGCCCACACTGCTGTGGTGCCAGGCGGAGGCATCCGAGCACCCCGAGCAGGCGGCCCGGTTGATCGACTTCCTCACCAACGATCCGGACTCCTTCGCGGCCCGTTCCACGCTGCTCGGGGTGCCGATCAACGCCGAAGTCGCCGAGCAGGTCTCCACCGGTCTCGACGAAGACGCCCAGGAGTTCGTCGACTTCACGGTGGCGCTGCAGGAAGAGGAGCTGGCGCCGTACGAGATGGAGCCGGCCGGTGCGGGAGAGGTGCAGAACATCCTCGTGTCCCTGTCCACCGAGGTCGAATTCGAGCGGATGAGCCCGCAGCAGGCCGGCGAGGAGTTCATGAGCCAGGCCGGCGCGGCCCTCGAGGATGCGGGCTGA